The Oreochromis niloticus isolate F11D_XX linkage group LG18, O_niloticus_UMD_NMBU, whole genome shotgun sequence DNA window GagtaacagcacatttgcaaaaCGGCTAGTAATCTATCCTGAAAACATATTTCGCACAAATGAAAACAAGGAGTCAACTGTCGACACTGAATCATCAACATGTTGTTCATTCATCTCACAAATAAGACGTGTTGGAGGTTTCACAGGTCTACCTGATCTAGTACAAAGAGGTGGTGGCTGTGTACGCACCACATGGGCCTCTGTACTCAGTCGTGTGTCAGTCACAAGATCAGGGGAAAGGACATGTAGAGCATCTCCCGCCAGAAGCTGCGAGGAGGCACTCCGGGACACAACACATTCAACAGAGGGGGCAGGTGAGGGCAACTGGGAAACCACCGGGTCACACACAGCATTTGGAGCCACAGTCGAGTCTGCCTCAGAGTTTGGGATGCTCAAAGCCGCATCAAGAGAACAACCAGTATGGCCAGCCGCAGAGTCCCTATCACTCGCCTGGTCCATCTGCATGAGCCAGCGAACCGTCTTCGTCTCACCATCCTGCACATCACCTGGAAGTTCTGGTTCACCTTGTCCGCTATCAACAACCGAGGGGCAGGTCGACACCGGCAGGCATTCATTTCCTGCAGGAAGGAAAATCACAGGAAGTAGTAGGTTTCGGTGAACAACTTTTTCCCTTAGTGACACAGGGTCTCTGATGTGGTACACATTAATGTCAGGTTTCACAGATGCCACCTCAAAAACTGTGGATTCTCATTTGTCAGCGAtcttcctctttcctctctcaccACGATTAGCGAGCAAGACTCTGTCACCGACCAAGAGGGGCGCACCCTTAGCTTTGCGGTCATAATTCTTTGCCTGGCGGGTCTGGGCAATACGGCTGTTCTGCCCGGCAACGCGGGCAGCCTCAGACAGGTCACGCTTCAAATGGGCGACAAATTCACTGTGGTCAACAACGGCACCATCAGGGAGAACATGCTGGAAAACAACATCAACAGGCAGACGAGGAATTCTCccaaatatgagaaaaaaaggTGCGAAACCTCTTGTTTCATGTTCAGTGCAATTGTAGCAGAACGTCAACATCTGAAGCATTTGCGGCCACCTGGCTTTGGATTGAGGGGGCAAAGCCCGTATCATGTTCCCCAAGGTCCTGTTGTATTGCTCAACAATACCATTCCCCATTGGGTGGTAAGGAGTGGTGTGTGATTTCTGGATGCCAGCCATGTCCAGGAGCTCCTTAATGAGTTGACTCTCAAAGTTGGCTCCTTGATCAGAGTGTATACGTCTGGGAAAGCCGTACACACAGAAAAAGTCATTCCACAGGCGGCGAGCAACCTGCTTGGCAGACTGATTCTTCCAAGGAAATGCATGCGCTAATTTGGAAAAATGGTCTGTGACAACCAAAACATCAACGCACTTCTTGTCAGTCTGTTCAGCAGTCCAGAAGTCGATGCAGACTAGCTCCATCGGTTCAGTGGTACAAATGCTCTCCAGTGTGGCACGGTCATTCGGCTCCGGGGTTTTCCCAACCACACAACGAAAACAGCTTTTCACATGATTGATGATGTCACGCTCCATCCCTGTCCAAAAGAATCTCTGCCTGGCAAGAGACAGGGTGCGGACTTGGCCCTGATGACCCACCGTATCATGGACGCCTCGGAGAACTTCAGTCTTCAGAGTGTCTGGGACAACAAACTGGTAAATCGTCATGTTCATGTTCCTGTCTTTCTTCACCTTATACAACATACCATCTTTAATCAAGAGTCTGGACCAATGTCTGAGTAACTTCATTACACCATGGGACTCGCCAGCACGTTCATGCCTGGTGGGCCTCTTGTGATGCCGGACATAAAAGAAAACTCTGCCCAAAACCTCATCTTGTTCCTGCAGGTTAGCAAGTTCACTTCTCGGTGTACAGGCAGGACGGGCAATAGTTGGGACCTGAGGGATATCAGATCTCACACCTCTCACATGGTTGATACCACCAGTGTCATGTGCAGccaacacagcagaaacatccTGTGACGAGAGAGAACCTTGAGGGTTAGCTAGGATAGTGGTAGCTTCCTCCTCAGATTGATCCACAACCAACTGGCAGTTTGCAACACACCAAAACACATCTTGCACAGTCCCATCCACCAGACCGTGCATTTGGTTCAATAGGGCAGCATAAGGTTCAGTGACTAGCCTGTGGCCTATGCATGACTGGACAAATGGCTCTCTACTCAATGCATCCGCGACAACATTTTTGGTGCCAGGGACATACTTCAGTTCAAAACTGTATGCTGCAAGCTTCGAAACCCATCGTTGCTCACATGCATCTAGGCTTGGTTAAGATGTACGTCAGTGGGTTATTGTCCGTCCACACTGTGAAGTGGCTCCCTTTCAGCCAATGGCTAAACTTGTCACAGACTGCCCACTTCAGAGCAAGAAACTCCAAACGATGCGCTGGATAGTTTAGCTGAGAGTGTGACAGGGTCTTACTGGTGAATACCACTGGTCTGGCGATCCTACTATCAGGGGGCAACTGTGAGAGGACGGCTCCAAGGCCGTCAAAGGAAGCATCAACTGCAAGGATAAAGGGTGCAGTAAAATCTGGATGGGCTAATGTGACACTATGCACAAGTTCATGTTTTGGGGCCTTGAATGCTTCCCTGCACTCATCAGTCCAGTCAGCTGGAGACAGCTTCACGTGGCCCCTTTTAAATTTAGGCTTATGGCCTCTACCTCTCTTGCGTAGCGCAGCTGGTTCAGCCACAAGATCAAACAGTGGCTTAGCTTTTGCAGAGCACCGCTCGATAAAATGATGGTAGTAGAGAACCATCCCCAGGAAGGATCTGATTTTCCTTGCACATGGTGTCACCCCGTCAGACTCCATCAGGTCTGCTTCCTGCACATTGTCTATAGCCTGCACTTTACCTGGGTCTGTGTTCACACCCTCACCACATATGATGTGTCCCAGGAACTTCGCAGAACGCTGAAGAAAGTGGCATTTCTTAGGTGAGAGCTTCAGGTTGTTGGCGGAAAGTCGTGAGAAAACCATCTGCAGACGTTCAAGAGCCACCTGTTCGGATGGGGCATAGACCATAAGGTCATCCAGATAACACAACAAGCTTGTGAAGTTCTCATCACCAAAAATGGACATCATCATTCGCATAAAAGTAGCAGGACTATTTGTCAGGCCTTGAGGCATCCTGTTATATTTATGAAGGCCAAATGGGGGAGGAGAATGCCGTGTATTTTTTGTCGTCCTCGTGGAGTCTGACATTGTAAAACCCCGATGTGAGATCCATTGTAGAAAAAACGACATTCCCACCAAGTGCTGCGAGGGCGTCTGACTGATGAGGCAATGGATGTGCATCCTTAACTGTTCTTGCATTTAACCATCTAAAGTCATTGCATATGCGCAGGTCACCATTTGGCTTAACAACTAAGACAAGGGGTGATGAGATTTCACTCTGGGACTTATGGATTATCCCTGACTCCTCCATCTCATCTAGAGCAGTGCGAAGCTTCTCGTAATGGCATGGTGGGACCCGTCTGTATGGCAGTCTGAAGGGCTTGTCATCCCCCAGGCGGATTCTGTGGACAAAGTCAGCAGCCTCACCGCAGTCCATTTTGTGCCTTGAAAAGATGGACTCATACTGCTCAATGAGTCGCAGCAGCCTATCTCTCCATTCTGGGGAAACTTCACAGGATGAGAGGTCCAGGTCCTGCAGGCCCAAATCACACAAGCGCTGTGACATCTCCGCTTCTGATCTCAGTGCGGGCGACGAGTTCTGTATGTATTGTGTACTGGATTGAATTTGAACAGGTTCAGGTAAGTCCTGCACAGAAAGACAGGGGGACACATCAGCAATCTTAGCATTTCTCCTGAGAGTGAGGTGCTTGTCGGAGGGATTCACCACTTTAACAGGGACCCAGCCATCCCCAAACAAGGAAGTGACAACTCGCCCCACTAGGATTTATGCAGGTTTGGATCGAGACTGAGTGGGTTCAACAATGACAGCACTTCCCACCGCTGAGGCATCAGGAGCAGGCAGCTTAGCCCACACTAAATGTTCAGACAAGGGCTGCAAGGTGACACGTCTCTTAAGCTTTGCAGTGCCAAAACTTGGAGGCATTGCTCTGCCACTACAGTCATCAGAATAGGATAGCAAAGTTGCCAAATGAGGAAAAGCATCATCCTGGGTACCAACAGTCATTCTTAACTGCGAAATAAGCCACTTTATCGCATTGCTGCCCAGAGTCATGTCATCAGCCTGGCCCGGAACCACCAGAACGGGAATCACCGCCTTAAAGCCATATATTGATACTGTAAGATCATACATAGCAGATGGTGTAACGAGGTGACCCCCACAACTAGGGATGTAAGAAAATATCGATACAACGAAATATCGCGATATTTCGTGCAATGATACTGAATCAATATTCAAAATCAGTGttatcgatttttttttttttaatgaaaaattacatgcatttactgtttttacttttgtaTGTTGCAATTCAAACTCCGGCCACTGGTTTGCAGTTTTTACCGCCTTTACTTTGACGTAAAAACAAGGTCTCGCGATAACTGTAGAAGCGTCTAGTTTGCCAAAACCAACGAAGTAGAACAGTGGACGTGTGGCCAATTGTGCTAGCTAACTGATGACTGAAGAGGAGAGGATACAGCCGGCCCCCGCAGCTTTCAAAGCTGATGTGTGGACTTATTTTGTATTTAGGACAAAAGAAGGCGGTAAAGACTATGACAAGAGCTATGCAGTCTGTAAAATCTGCACCGCCAGAGTCAAATATTCCGGTAACACAACAAATTTAAGAACACGCGTGTCTAGACACCATAGCAACGTAGCATCAAATGCTAATTTTAAAACGAAACGAGGTGACCCCGCTCAACGGACAATTGAAGAAGTTAACTTTTCGAAACTACCAGCATCTTCAACTCGTGCAACAAAAATAACGCAGTCAgtacttgtttttatttgcaaagACATGCGCCCTCTGAGTGTTGTGGAGAATAAAGGATTTCGTAATATGATTAAAACGCTGGAGCCCCGTTACACCGTTCCTTCCCGACAACACATCACGGACATCGCTCTGCCAAAGTTGTACCAAGAAGTCAAAGCGACAGTGCTGGACTCCCTCAGCTCGGCAGAGACAGTTGCTTTGACATGCGACGCTTGGATTTCGAGAGCCACTGAATCGTACGTAACTGTTACAGCACATCACATAACGGACCAGTGGAACCTTCAGTCTCATGTACTACAAACACGAGCCATGCATGACAGTCACACAGGTGAGCACATTGCAGCGTTACTAACTGACACTGTGGCTGAATGGGGATTGAACACAAAGGACCTTGTTGTTGTTACCGATAATACACCAAACATGGCTCTCGCAGCTAGACTTGCAGGCATGACGCACATACAATGTTTTGCACACAGTCTGAATCTCGCCTCACAGAAAGCACTGAAAATACAATCCGTGGTGCGACTTCTCGGGAGGATCCGACGTGTAACAGTCTTTTTCAGGCGCCGCACCACAGCCAGCAACCAGTTGAAGCAGAAACAGTGCCTCCTTCAGCTACCAGCTCACAGATTGATCACGGACATAATTACAAGGTGGAACAGCTCCTATGATATGATAGAACGATTTTTAGAACAGCAACCAGCCATCTGTGCAGCTCTGCTTTCTGCAGAAGTTAGgaagagtgaaaaagaaattttCACATTAAGTGAGTCTGACATCACATGTGTAGAAGAAGTTGTCAGGGCACTCAAGCCTATGAAGGACGCCACCCTGGTGATGTCAGAGGAGAGTATGCCAACCCTGTCCATCATTGCTCCTCTTCATGCCAAGCTTGTGATGGGTGCACAAGAAAGTGTTGATGATACACCGACAGTAAGGGACATTAAGACTGCCATAGCAGAAGATCTGGGAAAGAGATATGTAAATGAGAGGGAGACACTATGGATGGCATCAATAGTTGATCCTCGGTTTAAGGACCTGCCCTTCCTGTCTGAAGCAGAGACCAGTGAGACCTATTCCAGACTGTTGGACACTGTGGTGACTGtgataaagaaggaaaaaaatgtaagtaaataaatgaatttatttGGAAAAATTCAACTGAAGTTATAAGCAAgtgaataaagttaaaaaaaaaacgcataTTGATGACATTTGTCATTAAATATTAGTGAAAAACAGGGTGAATCTTGGATTTGAATTTTGACTTTCtgacatttttcagcagcaagagAATAAGGAGACTGACAAACAGGTGGAGGAAGAGAATGTCACAGAGGAGGCTCATCACCCACATATCAAAGACAGCTTTGACTCCATCCCTCGGCCACCCCTAAAGAGACAGAGGACCTCATGTGCATTCCTCATGTGCGTAGCTCGGAGCTACGTTTGCCTCTACTAGTGACAATACTGCACCAAAATCAGAACatgatgttgctgcagctgAGATCAAGAGGTATAGAGATGAGACCCCTTTGCCTCTCACAGGAAATCCTCTCAGTTGGTGGAAGGACCATGAACAGGAATACCCTCACCTATCCAAAGTAGCAAGGAGTTTCCTATGCATTCCTGGAACAAGTGTCTCTGCAGAGAGAGTTTTCTCCTCTGCAGGAGACATAGTAAATGCACAGAGAAGTGTCCTGAGAGCTGACCATGTCGATCAGCTTGTATTCCTGCACAAAAATCTGGAAATTGAACAATAACCACTGAGAAAACACTAAACATGTAAAATCTCTGATATGAgaatgtttgacattttggtTGAGTCTCATAAGCACTTTTATTTAGATGAGTAAATTCCTTTTTTCAGGTTGTACTAAAAGTGTTCCATTGATGGACACTGCAGAGCTGTACTTTATTTTAATAGCACTTTACATTGTTTGTTAATGTTTACTTGGATGGATTCTTCAAGCAATTTCATTTTtgatttatatttgtttatgttAAGGTCACATAAAAAGTGCTTTGTTTTGATGCTCCATAGAGCAGTTTTTGGATAAGTATTTTACAATCATAGTACTTAGAAAGACTTCAGTGTTACATGTTTACttttttcatgttaaaaaaaaatacttgataTTTCAGTAaagtagtttttgtttgtttatttgacaTGACTTCTAATAAGGCAGATGTTAATTTCTCCATTCATTTTGAACTTAGAGAGAGTGTTTATGTTTCATGTCAAGCATTTAACAGTTTGGACTGTTTACTGTGGGTTTTCCAAACTAAATTCAGTCCTACTAAACACAAATATCGTCTGGCTTTTAGTATCGCAATGTATCGTATCGTCTACCCTGTATTATGATACATATTGTATCGCCAGATTCTTGCCAATACACACCCCTACCCACAACCAACAATGACAACGTCTTCAGCTGAACGTCTCTCAATATTAGGTATCGATTGTGAAAGTTTCTCATCAACTGTCTCACTTATGGTGCACGCCATAGATCCACTGTCCACTAATGCTTTAAGAACTTGTCCACTACTAGTAGTCACTGCAGAGTAGAATAAGCTATCAGTGTTTGAAAGCCTATGCAAGCCCTGTGcaatcagtgttttatttggcGGGACAATGCCACTGTAAGTGGAATACAAAGTGTCATAATCATTAATATCAGTCATGTCCAAGGTGGGAGGCTTACTTTCTGGATCTGCGCTGTCCTCCCCTCCACGCAGATCGTTCAGTTTCCCTGATGACCATTGGAAGGAGTACACTTGCCCACTGGGCAGTTACGTCTCGAATGACCAGGTAGGTGACACAGGAAGCACCATCTGTTTTCCCGACAGTGCGTGAGTGTGGAGTGAGAGCTATCTCTGCAGATGGAACATGGTGTGTCATCCAAGCCCGGTATTCTCGGCAGTCGGGCACTCTGTCGCCTGGCATTAGCCCGAGCATAGCCTGGGCCTTGAAGCAGCACCTTCTCTAGCATGCTGATCAACCTCTCAATAGCAGGGCCATCCTGACTCACAGCTGGTCTCTGCTCATGGTCAGCCAAGCAAGGAGTAGCATCTGTGCTAACTTCTGCCTTATTCACATAGACACAGTTACCCTTCTGTGGAGGAGACTGGAACCCCTTTCCCAGGTGATACTCATCCAGTACCTCCTGAACTTCATGAGCTGACCATTTATCACATGTTTTGGTTCTAAAAATAAGAGCCAAGTCTCTGCAGGGGCAGTGTCTGATGAACATGCGTGCAACCTCCACACCAGAGTTCTCAAACGATTTCCCCTGCTCCTTAAGACAGTTGCCAACAACATCAGCAGCCTTGTTCAGCCTCAGCCAATACTCATATGGATCCTCCCGGTCCTTCGGCAGGGTGGAATAAAAGTCAGCCAGGGGCACAGACGAGCACTGGGTGGAACTAAAATGTTTGTGCAGAAGTCTGTAGATAGCTTGTGGATTATGCCGGACATCAATTCCACCATTCCTCACACCAAATTTCACAACATCTTTTGCCCTGCCTCTCAGATGCATCAAAATCTCCTCAGCTTGGTTTTCTGGGAGAATGCCACTCTTCTTTATGTAACTCTGCATGGCTTCCTGCCACCCATCAACAGACAATGAGTCCGAACTCTCCCCCCGAAACACAGGTGGGTCTTTAACCTGTCTTGGAGCCACCAGCTGGACTTGAGAGAGATCTAGTGAGCGGCCGGAGTGGAGATCCATACATTTATATGTTACAGAAGCAGGGCTCGAAGTGTGTGGCGTAGTCAGGTGTGACAGAATGCTATCAGCCAGGCGTTGCCCAATTTGCTGCACAATGTCGATCATTTAGTCGACTAGACTCACATCAGTTATTGGGGGATCTGAGGTAGATGCCTTAGTGCACTGTACTGACTGCGAATTAGCCACAAGC harbors:
- the LOC109195672 gene encoding zinc finger BED domain-containing protein 1-like, whose amino-acid sequence is MTEEERIQPAPAAFKADVWTYFVFRTKEGGKDYDKSYAVCKICTARVKYSGNTTNLRTRVSRHHSNVASNANFKTKRGDPAQRTIEEVNFSKLPASSTRATKITQSVLVFICKDMRPLSVVENKGFRNMIKTLEPRYTVPSRQHITDIALPKLYQEVKATVLDSLSSAETVALTCDAWISRATESYVTVTAHHITDQWNLQSHVLQTRAMHDSHTGEHIAALLTDTVAEWGLNTKDLVVVTDNTPNMALAARLAGMTHIQCFAHSLNLASQKALKIQSVVRLLGRIRRVTVFFRRRTTASNQLKQKQCLLQLPAHRLITDIITRWNSSYDMIERFLEQQPAICAALLSAEVRKSEKEIFTLSESDITCVEEVVRALKPMKDATLVMSEESMPTLSIIAPLHAKLVMGAQESVDDTPTVRDIKTAIAEDLGKRYVNERETLWMASIVDPRFKDLPFLSEAETSETYSRLLDTVVTVIKKEKNQQENKETDKQVEEENVTEEAHHPHIKDSFDSIPRPPLKRQRTSCAFLMCVARSYVCLY